One part of the Caproiciproducens sp. CPB-2 genome encodes these proteins:
- a CDS encoding lysozyme inhibitor LprI family protein: MNHWKKLCIPLAAAVTIAAFAGCGAVKGGESSVPASGLGESSQAESRPASSAQSEPAGSVPVVTPNEPSESQPGPVIDIETDSPEFNALFKKNPIDKQYIAESNKAFSNVEMVNLSNKYAGIWEKEAASAYDKVTKLATGDALSKIKAEQAAWVNGKTEALKKISDEAQAAGGTMAQVNAASATMDYYRSRAAQIYRQLYSFDQNYTYAFK; encoded by the coding sequence ATGAATCACTGGAAAAAGCTTTGTATTCCCCTGGCGGCTGCCGTGACGATCGCGGCGTTCGCGGGCTGCGGGGCGGTGAAAGGCGGGGAAAGCTCCGTCCCGGCAAGCGGGCTCGGCGAATCCTCTCAGGCGGAGTCCCGGCCGGCAAGCAGCGCGCAGAGCGAACCGGCCGGCAGCGTTCCCGTGGTAACGCCGAACGAACCGTCCGAATCCCAGCCCGGCCCGGTCATTGATATAGAGACCGACAGCCCCGAATTTAACGCGCTGTTTAAGAAAAATCCGATTGACAAGCAATATATCGCGGAGTCCAACAAAGCCTTCTCCAATGTGGAGATGGTCAACCTTTCCAACAAATACGCCGGTATCTGGGAAAAAGAAGCCGCCTCCGCCTATGACAAGGTCACGAAGCTGGCCACGGGCGACGCCCTTTCCAAGATCAAAGCGGAGCAGGCCGCCTGGGTGAATGGCAAGACCGAAGCGCTGAAAAAAATCAGCGACGAGGCCCAGGCCGCGGGCGGAACCATGGCTCAGGTCAACGCCGCGAGCGCAACCATGGATTATTACCGCAGCCGCGCCGCGCAGATTTACCGCCAGCTTTACTCTTTCGATCAAAACTACACCTACGCGTTCAAATAA
- a CDS encoding NUDIX hydrolase yields MIRIIENREKTMEFNEKTLSRNDIYEGRILKFHVDKVELINGRTSTRECVDHPGGVSVAVLTEKNEILFVRQFRYPYKEVVLETPAGKLEPGEDPFEAMKREQLEETGTTGSRYIDMGKLYPSPGYSNEIIYLYACRLETSGKTQFDEDEFLETEKIPVDEAVRMVMNGEIPDSKTQVLVLKTARLLKDGKI; encoded by the coding sequence ATGATCAGAATAATTGAGAACAGGGAGAAAACGATGGAATTCAACGAAAAAACCCTGAGCAGGAACGATATCTATGAAGGAAGAATCCTCAAATTTCACGTGGATAAGGTGGAGCTGATTAACGGCAGAACCTCTACCCGGGAGTGCGTCGACCACCCGGGCGGGGTCAGCGTCGCCGTGCTGACGGAAAAGAACGAAATTCTGTTTGTGCGCCAGTTCCGTTATCCCTATAAAGAGGTCGTTCTGGAAACGCCGGCGGGCAAGCTGGAACCCGGCGAGGACCCGTTTGAGGCGATGAAGCGCGAGCAGCTTGAGGAAACCGGAACCACCGGCTCCCGCTATATCGACATGGGAAAGCTTTATCCCTCCCCCGGTTACTCCAACGAGATCATTTATCTGTACGCCTGCCGTCTGGAAACCTCCGGCAAGACGCAGTTTGACGAGGACGAGTTTCTGGAGACGGAAAAAATCCCGGTGGACGAAGCGGTGCGCATGGTGATGAACGGGGAAATCCCCGATTCTAAAACGCAGGTGCTGGTTTTAAAAACCGCGCGGCTTTTGAAGGACGGAAAAATCTGA
- a CDS encoding ABC transporter ATP-binding protein, with protein MIEVKNLSKRYGQNVALNNISFLVEEGTVVGFLGPNGAGKSTTMNIITGYLSASSGSVTVGGYNTLDNPNEVKKLIGYMPEMPPLYPDMTVKEYLDFLFDLKKVTLPREKHIREICTLVKINEVYHRLINNLSKGYKQRVGFAQALLGNPPVLILDEPTVGLDPKQIIEIRNLIHNLGKKHTIILSSHILPEIQAVCERIIIINKGTLVADGTPESLSQSLSADHKLIVRIEGNETDVRNALKSVKFVETVQSCGEKEPGVFEYEVEARDGRDVRRELFRAAAAKNYPILSMSNTGLSLEDVFLRLTSAAYTKDVAAAETITEGEEEE; from the coding sequence ATGATTGAGGTGAAAAACCTCTCGAAGCGCTACGGTCAGAACGTCGCTTTGAACAACATCAGCTTCTTGGTCGAAGAAGGAACCGTCGTCGGTTTTTTGGGGCCGAACGGCGCGGGGAAGTCAACCACCATGAACATTATTACCGGCTATCTGTCGGCCAGCTCCGGCTCGGTCACGGTCGGCGGGTACAACACGCTTGACAATCCCAACGAAGTGAAAAAGCTGATCGGCTATATGCCCGAAATGCCGCCGCTTTACCCGGATATGACGGTGAAGGAATATCTTGATTTCCTTTTTGACCTGAAAAAAGTCACGCTCCCGCGCGAAAAGCACATCAGGGAAATCTGTACGCTGGTGAAAATCAACGAGGTGTACCACCGCCTGATCAACAACCTGAGCAAGGGCTACAAACAGCGCGTCGGTTTTGCGCAGGCGCTTTTGGGCAATCCCCCTGTTCTGATCTTGGACGAGCCCACCGTCGGGCTTGACCCCAAGCAGATTATCGAAATCCGCAACCTGATTCACAATCTGGGCAAAAAACACACGATTATTTTAAGCTCCCACATCCTGCCGGAAATCCAGGCGGTCTGCGAGCGCATCATCATTATCAATAAGGGAACGCTGGTCGCGGACGGCACGCCGGAAAGCCTTTCCCAAAGCCTGAGCGCCGACCATAAGCTGATCGTCCGGATAGAGGGAAATGAGACCGACGTCAGAAACGCCCTGAAATCCGTCAAGTTTGTGGAAACCGTGCAGAGCTGCGGCGAAAAGGAGCCGGGCGTTTTCGAGTACGAGGTAGAGGCCCGCGACGGCCGCGATGTGCGCAGGGAGCTTTTCCGGGCGGCCGCGGCGAAAAATTACCCGATTCTGTCCATGTCCAACACCGGGCTCTCGCTGGAGGACGTGTTCCTGCGCCTGACCAGCGCGGCCTATACGAAGGACGTCGCCGCCGCTGAAACGATAACGGAAGGAGAGGAAGAAGAATGA
- a CDS encoding ABC transporter permease subunit, with product MRAITKRELKAYFTSPIGYVCVAMILALYGYYFFQVLMLRSSSYISSVYATMFIWSMMIIPIITMRSFSEEMRNRTDQALLTAPVGVTSIVSGKFLAALAVYAIAMVGTLIPVAVIGLFSAPEWALIFGNFFGSLLYGAAMISIGIFISSLTQSQIVAAIGTFGISILLLVVDQLTGLVSNPAAVKLIGWLSFNTRYQPFTKGIFDLSSIVFFLSVIAVFIFLTARKLESRRWS from the coding sequence ATGAGAGCGATTACAAAACGGGAGCTGAAGGCGTATTTCACCTCTCCGATCGGCTATGTCTGCGTCGCCATGATTCTGGCGCTGTACGGATACTATTTTTTCCAGGTGCTGATGTTGCGTTCCTCCTCCTATATTTCCAGCGTATACGCCACCATGTTTATCTGGAGCATGATGATTATTCCGATCATCACCATGCGCAGCTTCAGTGAGGAAATGCGCAACCGCACCGATCAGGCGCTTCTGACCGCGCCGGTGGGCGTCACCTCCATTGTGTCGGGCAAATTTCTGGCCGCGCTGGCCGTGTATGCCATCGCCATGGTCGGCACCCTGATTCCCGTGGCCGTGATCGGGCTGTTTTCCGCGCCGGAATGGGCGTTGATTTTCGGGAACTTTTTCGGGTCCCTGCTGTACGGCGCGGCCATGATCTCCATCGGCATCTTTATTTCTTCGCTGACGCAAAGCCAGATCGTCGCCGCCATCGGCACGTTCGGCATTTCCATCCTTCTTCTGGTCGTGGACCAGCTTACCGGCCTTGTCAGCAATCCGGCCGCGGTCAAGCTGATCGGCTGGCTGTCCTTCAACACACGGTACCAGCCGTTTACCAAAGGAATTTTTGATCTTTCAAGCATTGTCTTTTTCCTCAGCGTGATCGCGGTCTTTATTTTCCTGACCGCCCGCAAGCTTGAAAGCAGAAGATGGAGCTAA
- a CDS encoding Gldg family protein yields MNRDNNHETEKTTPETEAAEEAAAEQTEPAAGEPAGKEKAGNFSEENIGPETEEPEEKKKKGRLTEKVGAYTKSTKFRRGGISTAFTAGFLVVVILINVIVSVLAQRYPSMNLDLTKNKVNTLSAQAAEIVSKVNVPTTIYIMATQAQTKGDQLLSEFGIKYSQVGELAEKIAEKNTNIKVEYMDLDKNPTFASTYKNDNLTAGDVLVKTEKRYRVLAYTDLFNVQYGADGVSTETYSMVDSALASALNSVIADTVAIASFDTGHSEQMETATYQKLLENNSFETKDFNLLTDAIPDNTRLVVLGCPATDYTDAELKKLDTFLSSAAIPGDRSLLITFHPSQQAMPKLAAFLKEWGIEVPQAVVVESDQSKYYTDDPSYILSTVQTGLSLGGQSDYGYFTTPQSNPVNILFETRGTKTTYSLAKSNDSCYLVDNNTKADDTPQKTAYNTAVLSQDKVQAGAKEYKANVIALGSTAMFAGEILGASTFGNAKYVVDLSRYATGTTNSATAITQTSVQTNVSDITLSAEMSVLLGIGVFTLLIPLLVAIAGVCVYRKRRRL; encoded by the coding sequence ATGAACAGGGATAACAATCACGAAACAGAAAAGACCACTCCGGAAACCGAAGCCGCCGAAGAGGCCGCGGCGGAACAGACGGAGCCTGCCGCCGGGGAACCCGCCGGAAAGGAAAAAGCCGGGAATTTTTCGGAAGAGAACATTGGCCCCGAAACGGAAGAGCCGGAAGAAAAGAAGAAAAAAGGCAGATTGACTGAAAAGGTCGGCGCGTACACGAAAAGCACAAAATTCCGCCGCGGCGGAATTTCCACCGCATTTACCGCCGGGTTCCTGGTCGTCGTCATTCTCATCAATGTGATCGTAAGCGTGCTGGCGCAGCGGTACCCGTCCATGAATCTGGACCTGACAAAAAATAAAGTGAATACCCTCTCCGCTCAGGCGGCGGAAATCGTCTCCAAGGTGAACGTGCCGACCACCATCTATATTATGGCGACACAGGCGCAGACAAAGGGGGACCAGCTTCTGTCGGAATTCGGCATCAAGTACAGCCAGGTCGGGGAGCTCGCCGAAAAAATCGCCGAGAAAAATACCAATATCAAGGTGGAGTATATGGACCTTGATAAGAATCCGACCTTCGCAAGCACCTATAAAAACGACAATCTGACCGCGGGCGACGTGCTGGTAAAGACGGAAAAGCGTTACCGCGTGCTCGCCTACACCGACCTGTTCAACGTGCAGTACGGCGCGGACGGCGTGTCGACGGAAACCTATTCCATGGTGGACAGCGCGCTTGCTTCCGCCCTCAACTCCGTGATTGCGGACACCGTCGCGATCGCCTCGTTCGACACGGGCCACAGCGAGCAGATGGAAACGGCCACCTATCAAAAGCTGCTGGAAAACAACAGCTTTGAAACGAAGGATTTCAACCTGCTGACGGACGCGATTCCCGACAATACCCGTCTGGTGGTTCTGGGCTGCCCCGCCACCGACTATACCGACGCGGAGCTGAAAAAGCTGGATACCTTCCTGAGCAGCGCCGCAATCCCGGGCGACCGTTCCCTGCTGATTACCTTCCATCCCAGCCAGCAGGCCATGCCGAAGCTCGCCGCTTTCCTGAAGGAATGGGGCATCGAGGTGCCTCAGGCCGTGGTTGTGGAAAGCGACCAGAGCAAATACTATACCGACGACCCAAGCTATATTCTTTCCACCGTGCAGACGGGTCTGAGCCTGGGCGGACAGTCGGATTACGGTTACTTTACCACCCCGCAGTCCAACCCGGTCAACATTCTGTTTGAGACCAGGGGGACCAAAACGACTTACTCGCTGGCGAAGTCCAACGATTCCTGCTATTTAGTGGACAACAATACCAAGGCGGACGATACTCCGCAGAAAACCGCATATAATACGGCGGTGCTTTCACAGGATAAGGTGCAGGCCGGGGCGAAGGAATACAAGGCGAATGTGATCGCGCTGGGCAGCACCGCCATGTTTGCCGGGGAGATCCTGGGCGCAAGCACCTTTGGCAACGCGAAATACGTAGTCGACCTTTCCCGCTACGCGACCGGCACCACCAATTCCGCCACCGCCATTACGCAAACCTCCGTACAGACCAATGTTTCCGATATTACCCTGAGCGCCGAAATGAGCGTCCTGCTCGGCATCGGCGTGTTTACCCTGCTGATCCCATTGCTCGTAGCCATTGCCGGCGTTTGTGTGTACCGCAAGAGGAGGCGCCTGTAA
- a CDS encoding DUF4340 domain-containing protein, whose protein sequence is MKTSTRNLAIVAGCIVVLGGVAAVLLTTGDKQETASSGTSASTIELVSKTSQDIVSMSVKNKKGGYTLVPVEKSETASAASSAASGTAAEITYLVKELGGVPINNTAASQVVQNGFSLVATKNLGIVSDLGEFGLKDPQATVEVVFKDGSTYNYKIGNPSATDSSAYYMCGENSDNVYIVSIDGGILESRIYFVSKTVMAVTSSSGVNDFTKITLSGTNFPQPITVEKSGTESVITSPVSAPTDTEKLSAVESALTDLTADSVEAVNPDAAALKSYELDKPFAIADFTVNKESYRLLVGAKKDSSYYVKLDKVDAVYLVKAENLDAWVSANAFALRSKDILKPDITAVKSLSVTAGGTVLTFAVARTKDETKSTQDKTEYTYAVTGTGGKKLNYEKNYTAYFQQATGIQLLEAADAAPAGTPELKLEYTYFDKSGTDTAAFYKTGDRLYTAVVNGAVYGIVTQDDVQKILTGAKTLQDEE, encoded by the coding sequence ATGAAAACCAGCACAAGAAATCTGGCAATTGTCGCCGGCTGTATCGTGGTGCTCGGCGGAGTGGCCGCCGTCCTGCTGACGACGGGGGATAAACAGGAGACCGCTTCTTCCGGGACTTCCGCTTCGACCATCGAGCTTGTCTCCAAAACGAGCCAGGATATCGTTTCCATGTCCGTAAAAAATAAAAAGGGCGGCTATACGCTCGTCCCGGTTGAAAAATCGGAGACCGCTTCCGCCGCTTCTTCCGCCGCCTCCGGCACCGCGGCGGAAATCACCTATCTGGTCAAAGAGCTCGGCGGCGTGCCGATCAACAACACCGCCGCCTCTCAGGTTGTTCAGAACGGGTTCAGCCTTGTCGCCACTAAAAATCTGGGGATTGTCAGCGACCTGGGCGAATTCGGGCTGAAGGACCCCCAGGCAACCGTGGAAGTCGTTTTCAAGGATGGAAGCACCTATAATTATAAAATCGGGAATCCCTCCGCCACGGACAGCAGCGCGTACTATATGTGCGGCGAAAATTCCGACAATGTGTATATCGTCAGCATTGACGGCGGGATTCTGGAAAGCAGGATCTATTTCGTCAGTAAGACCGTGATGGCGGTTACCAGCAGCAGCGGCGTGAACGATTTTACAAAAATAACGCTGAGCGGCACGAATTTTCCGCAGCCCATCACCGTGGAAAAGAGCGGGACGGAGAGCGTGATTACCTCCCCGGTCAGCGCGCCCACGGACACCGAAAAGCTCAGCGCGGTCGAGTCGGCGCTGACGGACCTGACCGCGGACTCCGTCGAGGCCGTAAATCCCGACGCCGCGGCGCTGAAAAGCTACGAGCTTGACAAACCCTTCGCGATTGCCGATTTTACGGTAAACAAGGAAAGCTATCGGCTTCTGGTCGGCGCAAAGAAGGATTCCTCCTATTATGTAAAGCTCGACAAGGTGGACGCCGTGTATCTGGTCAAGGCGGAAAATCTTGACGCGTGGGTCAGCGCGAACGCGTTCGCGCTCCGCAGCAAGGACATCCTCAAGCCCGACATCACAGCGGTAAAATCGCTTTCCGTAACGGCTGGCGGCACGGTCCTGACCTTTGCCGTCGCCAGAACCAAGGATGAAACCAAATCCACCCAGGATAAAACCGAATACACCTATGCGGTCACCGGAACCGGCGGGAAAAAGCTGAACTATGAGAAAAACTATACCGCGTATTTCCAGCAGGCCACGGGAATCCAGCTTCTGGAAGCGGCGGACGCTGCGCCAGCCGGCACTCCGGAACTGAAGCTGGAATATACCTATTTTGACAAAAGCGGGACGGACACGGCCGCGTTTTACAAGACCGGAGACCGGCTTTACACCGCGGTGGTGAACGGCGCGGTGTACGGGATCGTAACGCAGGACGACGTTCAGAAGATCCTGACCGGCGCGAAAACGCTGCAGGACGAAGAATGA
- a CDS encoding type IV pilus twitching motility protein PilT, translated as MEFDIIKILKRAVEENVSDIFIISGCPLSFKTSDRIHPVGIDGLNSYRLKPEDTRKCIEEIYSLGSGRDIQPFLRSGDDDFSFSIEGLCRFRCNTYLQRGSMAAVLRVVAFRLPDPKVLHIPDTVIDLNKIKKGLVLITGSAGSGKSTTLACIIDKINHTRNSHIITIEDPIEYLHRHDKSIVSQRELAHDTRSYVRALRAALRQAPDVILLGEMRDYETITTAMTAAETGQLVLSTLHTVGAANTIDRIIDVFPSNQQQQIRVQLSMVLQAVVSQQLIPTMDGGLIPAFEIMLVNPAIRNLIRESKVHQIDNTIYSSGSEGMVAMDLDLLRLYRERKISRENALIYAANPETLKKKLDN; from the coding sequence ATGGAATTTGATATTATTAAAATCCTGAAAAGGGCCGTGGAGGAGAACGTATCGGATATTTTTATCATATCGGGCTGCCCCCTTTCCTTTAAGACGAGCGACCGCATCCATCCGGTGGGCATCGACGGCCTTAACTCCTACCGGCTGAAGCCGGAGGATACGAGAAAATGCATTGAGGAAATCTATTCGCTCGGCAGCGGCCGGGACATCCAGCCGTTTCTGAGAAGCGGCGACGACGATTTTTCCTTTTCGATAGAAGGGCTGTGCCGCTTCCGCTGCAACACCTATCTGCAGCGGGGGTCCATGGCCGCGGTGCTGAGGGTGGTCGCTTTCCGGCTGCCCGATCCCAAGGTCCTGCACATTCCCGATACGGTGATCGATTTAAACAAAATCAAAAAAGGCCTTGTGCTGATTACCGGCTCGGCGGGCAGCGGAAAATCCACCACGCTTGCGTGTATAATCGATAAGATCAACCATACGCGAAACAGCCACATCATCACCATAGAAGACCCGATCGAATACCTGCACCGCCACGATAAAAGCATCGTGAGCCAGCGCGAGCTCGCCCACGACACCCGGAGCTATGTGCGGGCGCTGCGCGCCGCCCTGCGGCAGGCGCCCGACGTTATTCTGCTGGGGGAAATGCGCGACTATGAAACGATCACCACCGCGATGACCGCGGCGGAAACCGGCCAGCTGGTGCTTTCCACCCTGCACACGGTGGGTGCGGCCAACACCATCGACCGGATCATCGACGTGTTCCCGTCCAACCAGCAGCAGCAGATCCGCGTGCAGCTTTCCATGGTGCTGCAGGCGGTGGTTTCCCAGCAGCTGATTCCCACGATGGACGGCGGGCTGATCCCCGCGTTTGAGATCATGCTGGTCAATCCGGCCATCCGCAACCTGATCCGCGAATCCAAGGTGCATCAGATCGACAACACTATTTATTCGTCCGGCAGCGAGGGCATGGTGGCCATGGATCTGGACTTACTCCGGCTTTACCGGGAAAGAAAAATCTCCCGGGAAAACGCGCTGATCTACGCCGCGAACCCGGAGACCTTAAAAAAGAAGCTGGACAATTAA
- a CDS encoding DUF4860 domain-containing protein, with protein sequence MNSRNTHSVHTVFILLIFCLFAVCSLFLVLIGANVYRGIVGKMDSNNETRATLSYVTNKVHSADSRDVSVETLDGRQTLVIRSDFSGREYKTYIYYHDGYLMEYFTSAENGFSVGSGDRITPVSSFSMEKDGNRLSLSVSGENSRALALSLSLT encoded by the coding sequence TTGAACAGCAGAAATACCCATTCCGTCCATACCGTTTTCATCCTGCTGATTTTTTGCCTGTTCGCGGTCTGTTCCCTGTTTCTGGTGCTGATCGGGGCAAATGTTTACCGCGGGATCGTGGGTAAAATGGACAGCAACAACGAAACGCGCGCCACCCTTTCTTATGTCACCAATAAGGTCCACTCGGCGGACAGCCGCGACGTTTCCGTGGAAACCCTGGACGGGCGGCAGACGCTGGTGATCCGCTCCGATTTCAGCGGACGGGAGTACAAGACCTACATTTACTATCACGACGGTTATCTGATGGAATATTTCACAAGCGCTGAAAACGGCTTCAGCGTAGGCAGTGGCGACAGGATTACGCCGGTGTCCTCCTTTTCCATGGAGAAAGACGGGAACCGGCTGAGCCTTTCGGTCAGCGGCGAAAACAGCCGCGCGCTCGCGCTCAGCCTTTCCCTTACATAA
- a CDS encoding type II secretion system F family protein — translation MDQNPAVSQRKTKPLSSGDVSLFCSQVVLLLRAGIPLREGIGTISENIADEKGRELIHRIQAAVEQNGSLYLALNSTGAFPKYMVNMVNIGEKAGNLDNVLEALALYYERDDRLRSSVRGALLYPLILVLMMAAVVSVLVIKVLPVFNEVFLDMGSDVSDAAAAVMRAGSVIGSWALALIFLLSLFLLAALILYKTEKGYRWMTGFLSNFPLTRQLSEKIALARFASAVSMLLSSGYDTEQALGLVPGILSSRAVAEKVDRCRALMSAGSSFTQALSEADIFPGIYSGMVRIGCKTGSLDSVMRHLAEIYSEDADESVSRAVSVIEPAMVAALSIIIGAILLSVMLPLMGIMSSIG, via the coding sequence ATGGATCAAAACCCGGCTGTCAGCCAGCGTAAAACAAAGCCTCTTTCCTCGGGCGACGTTTCTCTCTTCTGTTCCCAGGTGGTTCTTCTGCTGCGGGCGGGAATCCCCCTGCGGGAGGGCATCGGCACGATCAGCGAAAATATTGCGGATGAAAAGGGACGGGAGCTGATCCACCGGATCCAGGCGGCGGTGGAGCAGAACGGCTCGCTGTACCTTGCGCTGAACAGCACCGGCGCTTTTCCGAAATACATGGTCAACATGGTGAATATCGGCGAGAAGGCGGGCAACCTCGACAATGTGCTGGAGGCTTTGGCCCTCTACTACGAGCGCGACGACAGGCTGCGCAGCTCCGTGCGCGGCGCGCTTCTGTATCCGCTGATCCTTGTCCTGATGATGGCGGCGGTCGTTTCCGTTCTGGTCATCAAGGTCCTTCCTGTTTTCAACGAGGTTTTTCTGGACATGGGCAGCGACGTTTCCGACGCGGCCGCCGCCGTGATGCGCGCGGGCAGCGTGATCGGCAGCTGGGCGCTGGCCCTGATTTTCCTGCTTTCCCTATTTCTTCTGGCCGCGCTGATCCTTTATAAAACGGAAAAGGGATACCGGTGGATGACCGGTTTCTTAAGCAATTTCCCGCTGACAAGGCAACTTTCGGAAAAAATCGCGCTGGCGCGCTTCGCGTCGGCCGTTTCCATGCTGCTTTCCAGCGGATACGATACCGAACAGGCGCTGGGGTTGGTTCCCGGCATTCTGAGCAGCCGGGCGGTCGCCGAAAAAGTGGACCGCTGCCGCGCGCTGATGAGCGCCGGCTCCTCCTTTACACAGGCGCTGAGCGAAGCGGATATTTTTCCCGGCATCTATTCGGGCATGGTGCGCATCGGCTGCAAAACCGGCAGCCTTGATTCCGTGATGCGCCATCTGGCGGAGATTTACAGCGAGGACGCGGACGAATCCGTCAGCCGCGCGGTTTCCGTGATAGAGCCCGCCATGGTCGCGGCGCTGTCGATCATTATCGGCGCGATCCTGCTTTCCGTCATGCTTCCGCTGATGGGAATCATGTCGTCGATCGGTTAG
- a CDS encoding transglutaminase-like domain-containing protein, translating to MRKYKSIFLVFFLAFLLSACAGQSPGSAPAPVSSSVGFPAESGAVSVPSSSRDISSGEASSAGDGSSSAAESSSVPSEPASSSKQGLVSKVLNPSSETVVMSSSLPPKAAPAPSAKPMPAVTAKMPQAPGTEVFSKSGASVDYSNAGQGYVMVRYSGSSVIKVLVYFNGGSSYYQYNLAGNGAYAALPLQSGSGTYKVRFMENVSGNSYAELCSTELSASVSGWGYTLYPNQYVSYGASSAAVAKAKSLCASATNNAQKVSAIYQFITSAIKYDYQKARSVKAGYLPNVDSTLSAGTGICFDYAALMAAMCRAQGIPTRLIIGNTSVGYHAWNEIYLDGWKRYDSTFAAAGQSAGTYTAEKYY from the coding sequence ATGCGGAAATACAAATCCATATTCCTTGTGTTTTTTCTCGCGTTTCTGCTGTCCGCCTGTGCCGGGCAATCCCCCGGCAGCGCTCCGGCGCCGGTTTCCTCCTCCGTAGGTTTTCCCGCGGAGTCCGGCGCCGTTTCGGTTCCGTCTTCTTCACGGGACATTTCCTCCGGGGAAGCTTCCTCTGCCGGGGACGGTTCCTCTTCAGCCGCGGAATCCTCCTCCGTACCGTCGGAACCGGCGTCCTCTTCCAAACAGGGTCTTGTTTCCAAGGTCCTGAACCCCTCTTCCGAAACGGTCGTAATGAGTTCGTCCCTGCCGCCCAAGGCGGCCCCGGCCCCCTCCGCAAAGCCGATGCCCGCCGTCACGGCGAAGATGCCGCAGGCCCCCGGCACGGAGGTTTTCAGCAAAAGCGGCGCTTCGGTCGATTACAGCAACGCCGGGCAGGGCTATGTCATGGTACGCTACAGCGGTTCCTCGGTCATCAAGGTATTGGTCTATTTCAACGGCGGTTCCTCCTATTACCAGTACAACCTTGCGGGAAACGGCGCTTATGCCGCCCTTCCCCTGCAGAGCGGCAGCGGTACCTATAAAGTGCGGTTTATGGAAAATGTTTCGGGGAACAGCTACGCCGAGCTTTGCTCCACGGAGCTGAGCGCTTCCGTTTCGGGCTGGGGGTATACGCTTTACCCCAACCAGTACGTCAGTTACGGCGCTTCCTCCGCGGCGGTGGCCAAGGCGAAAAGCCTTTGCGCTTCGGCCACCAATAACGCGCAGAAGGTCTCTGCCATTTATCAATTTATTACCTCAGCCATCAAGTACGATTATCAGAAGGCGCGCAGCGTAAAAGCGGGCTATCTGCCCAATGTGGACAGCACGCTGTCCGCCGGAACGGGCATCTGCTTCGACTACGCGGCGCTGATGGCCGCCATGTGCCGCGCGCAGGGAATCCCGACGCGGCTGATCATCGGCAACACCAGCGTAGGATACCACGCCTGGAACGAGATTTATCTGGACGGGTGGAAGCGCTACGATTCCACTTTTGCCGCGGCCGGACAGTCCGCCGGAACCTATACGGCGGAAAAATACTATTAA